Sequence from the Solea senegalensis isolate Sse05_10M linkage group LG1, IFAPA_SoseM_1, whole genome shotgun sequence genome:
GCCTGAGGACAGGGCGGGAAGACTTAAGTTGTGCTCAACATAATCACATCCAGTGCTCGTGCAAAACATTCAGgcagacaaaataatacatgtacacacagagcGTTCACTGTGTAAACTGGATGTGATTGTCTTGATTTTCATCTGCCTAAATCTCAGCCGATCCCTCGTGCCCTCCTCTGTCGCCATgacctccttcacaacatccatgaagcATTTAATCGTAATTCTAATGATGCTGTTGGTACATGCATCTTTTGAATTTCTACAGAAGATGATGTGCAGTCTTTTTACTGAGCCTTGTAGTATCTGCGGCTTCTTGATTTGTTTGATCTCTTAAAGGATGCGTTTTTTAGGAGAACCcttatcagtgttttttttactgaaatatttttacagcttgaaaacattacactttttttctgttgcaaCGAGGCCATTTGTGTGCAATATTTACTGAACTGTCGTGGACAGTTATGAAAAAGGCAGTAATCCTTTTGATTACAGAGGTGGTTCAGGAGGTGGGTTTTGAAACACATTTGAGTTTTTTGGAATGTAACTGTGTTGGTTAAGCCTGTGCTTAGGTGACTTAGCAACTGTTGGTACCACTCCCTGCTGATCACTACAGTAACAACAGGACAAAGAAGATAATCCTAGAGGTGTCAATACTGttcaaatattcacaaaaatgcAGCGCGCTTTTGCAGTGGCACTGTAAATCACTGTTAGTCAGTTGAGTTGACCACCTTATGACTGTCAAAAGTGTGGTCCCTTCAAACCAGtgataaaaaccaaaacaaatgcaaatccAGTTCCTCAAACTTGTTTGCATCTCTGCAAGTGTTTGCATAGAAATGAATGACTGCGCCCTATTTTGCCTGCGCGCAGAAATGGGAAAGTTAAAAAAGGTTTTCTCGGACACATTCTCTTTTAGTTGGTGTTTTCCCAATGAACCAAATGATGTactgaatataaatatttgatCCCTGAGAGTTCAGATCCACTTAAAACAGGTAGATTGTCCAACTGTCTCACTTAGTGTCAAGCTTCACTCTCAGGGGCTGAAATGAGAACCCCATTTAGACAAAGGGGGGGAGGGGTATCTTCAGTTTCCAGTGTGCGTTCGGAAAGACACAAATGCATCAATACGTTATAAAGAAAAGCTTGTTTCGTAAATTCACCCAGAATTAGCTCACTTAAAGTTCAGTTTACATGCTGAAAACATCGTTTCGATACTTTTGCCTCATACCTTCCTTAAATGTAAAGTTCAAGGTCAGAGAAAGCTGTAATTTCCTTCACTAACTGCTGTTTCCCTAAATTCAATCAACCAAGCTGCCAGATTAATGGCAGTGATGCTTCATTGATAGTTTAGGTGCCAGGATGCAGCTCCACTCGTAACTCGCCAGGGTCCCTTTGTTTCATCGTGTGATAACTGAAACCCACCCATCAATCCACCAGCCATCTGCTGCTCAGTATCAGCTTTGGGTCCAACCAGTTGCCATCTGACCTGCCAGCATTGCTGCAGGGTTTTCTGCCCGTATTTCTGATGTACCTGAGAAACTGCACCCTGGGTGACTGGCTCTCTTTTAAGCAGGTGGGCTGGGTGACTGCCTTGTGGGCTGAGTGGGCAGATGGTCTTTCTTACTGGGAAGAGCATCATTTAGATATTGTTCAGCGCTTCACTCTGGGGAAGCCCtcagaaagtgtttgtgtgggtgttcAAATGTCTGTggatctgtttgtgtgttgccTTGGGCAGATGAATGCAGACATTGTTTGATAGCAGTGGGTTGGAAGAGAAGAGCCATGTGCCCACAGTGTctgaggaggagtgagagagaaggaaggagggatgaGGAGGTTTGGAAGTGGGTCGGGGTATCAGGGGAGGTTCATGGGGGTTGGGAGGATAGAATAGGCAGCAAAAAGAACACCCTCCGTGGAGAACAGGAGAACTTGTAGGTgatgttaaagtgttttttttagagagaTACTTCCAGAAACAGCATTATCAACATAATGTATGACCACAGAGTGCTGGTTTGTTTAAGtttttaagaaaacacacacttaggATGACGGTTAGTTGTGTTGTCATAGCTCCCAGACACCTGGCCCTGTGCATCCATATGGAAGTGGGCCCAAGGCCATATGGCTTGTGTCTGAGCTGCTCAAGAGTGGGGCGTgtctgagcaaaaaaaaaaatctaaatccaTATTCCAGTTTAAGCCAATTTATACTGTTGCTCAGATGGTCTCATGTATATCAAGCGCGACACACTTATTTGAGACTGGAATTCCCTCTCAGGGATGATGCGTGATGAGACATGTCcacaaaaatattcatataaacCCGTGTTGTTGATGCTTTATTTGTACGTTTTCACCCGTTAGAAGTAATGCCTCCTTTATGGCCCGTGTTCCACAGACATGAGTAAACATGAAATCCAAAATAATATGAGAGCTGTCTCCGTGATTGGCCGCTTCACTCCGTCTCATCACGACCCGCTCGGAAAACTCCACAATGCACAAATGTACTGAACTCGTGTTTAATGTGTCATAGGAATTCTGTATGTCATGTGCAGAACTAACACACATGAGAGAAATGGGTGCAATGACTTGTGGGactgattaattgatgaatAGTTAAAAGAAATGAGCAAACAGTGCAGTGGAGACAGGGAGGCTGGAGGAAGGGAGGACGagggtgggggagggagggagtggaggaAAGACGCTGGCGCCCTGCCAATGTTGATGAAAGCTGCTTAGCCCACCCTGTTGCCATGGATACAGTGAGGAGCAgcactcagagagagagggagagagagagagagagagaggggagggaggagagagagaaaaccagcaGGCATGCGTTAGATGAAGTCAGAGTGGGAGTGGAGAGAGGGGGTGAGTGTATGTGGTGccagaaagagaggagagctAGGCAATGAGAGAGCTTGAGGGAGATGATAGAGTGGGAGTGACAGAGTGCGAGATAATGGAGGTGCAGTCTGAGTGTGCAGATCCTCCTGTGGTCCCTCAGTGTGACCCCCAGCCAACGGGGAAGATCAACAAAGCTGCCTTCAAACTCTTTGGAAAGCGACGTACTGGCTCCGGAGTGGCcagcttcttctccttcaggAACAAAGGGGCCACAAGCAACAATGGAAATTCTGACAATGGGAATTCTTTGAATGGAAATGGCTCAACAACAGACGTGGAGCTTATCAGGAGCAAAACCTATGACGGACTTACAAACTCCAACAATGATACCGATGGACAGCGAGGGGAAGGGCTTGCCAGCCAGGAGGCTGGACCGGTGAGGTCTCTCAGCAAATCGCTGagtttcttctctctcctccgaCGCGGAAGTTTTAGGTCGGGTGAAAATGGAGGATCAGGACTTGTCAGAAGAGGGAGGGGCCTCAAGGGATTTTTTAGCAGCATGCGATGGAGACGCAAAACAAATGATGGAGACGGGGAAGAGGTGGAAGCTAACAAAGAGCAGGATGGGGATAGTACCAGCTCTGAAAAGGCGAAGGATATCACTCTCACCCTTGAACCACCTCCACATCATCACCCAGAGGATTGTGGGAAGACGGAGGCAGAACCAAACCTCCAAGCAACAGAGACTCCTATTACTCGTGTTACCCTGACACCTTCACACTGTGTTGTCATGACAGGACCATCTGTTGAGCCAGACCCCCCCTTTCCTTACACACCCACTGACTCGCCACTGCACCCTACTATTCAAAAAGCCAAAGCCTCAGTTTCCAGCCTCTCCCCTTCCCTCGCTACGCCTCCATTGGATCGCTGCAGCACGGGTGACCCACCCTCAGAACCGTCCGTGGACAGACTATGTTCTCTCCTCTTCACTGACGTCACATCCCTCAAAAGCTTCGATTCACTGACGGGCTGTGGTGACATTATTGCCGATGCAGACGACGAGGGAGCAGCAGGTAATGGGGGCAGTggcacgagcagcagcagcagtggaggaggaggagggggtagTGTGGGAGCAGGTGTTGGGAGAGTTGTTGGTATCACCGGCGCCACATCCTGTGTATCCCCGTCCAAACCGCCTCTACCCTCCCAGCTGACCCAGCACATGTTCTCTGTTTCCTCAAGCTCAGTGCCTGTCTCCCTCCCAGCCCGGGCTCGGGCGCCGCCTCCACCACAGCAGCACCCAGCTGGTAGTGGTGTGGTGGCTTATATGGGTGGAGGGGAAGAAATGGCGAGTCCAGAGGGAGTGGACGATGCAGACATGCAGGGGCTGTGGCACATGCTGCCCTCCACCGGGGACAACTCTCCCGCTTTGCCCCGATCACACCAACCTCCCTCCACCACCCCCACATCCACTTTCCCCCCTCATACCAACCCCTCAAGCAGCCACTTCCCTCTAGCTTCCAGAAGTTCAGACCGAAAGGTCAAGGCACTGGGACTCAGTAAGATTCCAATAGTTGGCGCGGCGGGAAGTCGACCGGCTAAATCTGCCCACCCTCACACACGTGGTCGTCATCCAACGTCACCCGGAGATAAAGAGCTGCTCAGTGACGAGGGCTACTGTGACACACCCTCAGCGACACCCACGGCAACACCTGATGAAAGCGGGCTACAGCGTAACCAGAAGATGGCTctgtcacgtgacagctactcTGGGGACCAACTGTATGACCTTTACGATGACCCCGAGGAGCAAGGGGATAACGAAGAGCAGGATGGAGATGATGATCTGAACAGCACCCCGTCTCCATCTACCGAATACAAACTAAGCCCCACATCTCAGACAACTattgcttcctcctcttcctcttcctcgttcCAATCACTGAAAGGCAGCACCAGCCTTCCTCGGGAATCCAAGATCCCGGTAAGCTGCAGACAAATGtcacctccctcctctgtgagCCAGTCAGCCCTGTCATCTGTTCTAGAGGCTGAATCTCTTCCACCAAAGACTGAAGCGCCTCCCTCAGCTCGCACCAGAATCCCTGTATCCAAGGTGCCTGTCCGTCGTTCGGGAAACAAACCTGGCAACAGGGGATCTGCCCACAAGAAGTAATTGTTCTCTATGGATTCGAACGTGCTGTTTATGCAGAGCCAACATTTTTCCCAGACTGGGAAATATGTTGAGCCGTGGAGTTAACGGCCCATAAATTGTTCTCAAAACTTAAAAGCACCCATTCCTTTAATGTTTTCGCTTTTAGCAAATAGAAAAAAGTGGTTTTGTGCACTTGAGAAAGTCACAAGGAGACTCCAAAAAACTGGGTTAACTCTTCGTGACCCTCACAGGAACTTTGGAGGTTGACCCTTGACAATCTATGGACACATTTGCCTTTTACCTCCCTGGAAAAACCTCCAAACTACTGACACTTGGATTCAAAAGCAGAAAAGAgaggaccttttttttattatttaatctgtCATATTTTACTTGATGAATTCCACATGACATGATTTAATTTGTTCATAAGGACCTAATTTaatcaaaaaatattttagttTCATCATATTGTCTAATCCGTAACAAATTACCTCCTAATCCTCTGAGTTTAGAGCCAAAGTTTATGAAACAGTCTCCTCATTTAACCTTCTCTGATAGTCTGCAAAAGACTCGACAGTAATGGGACAACCCTCGCCTTTGTTGCTCGAAAAATgacccttttcttttctgtctgcacaattaatgaaaatgtatgtgcATATTATGAACAGGGACGGCCTTTTATTGAGTTTCTGCTTTGCAGCTACAATTCAAGACGatatcgttttgttttttttttggtgggaaGACCTTTTTACTTTTCTTATTTTGAACATTAAATGGATTCAGCCTGTTACTTCTGGATCTCACCTACACCCAAATGCATCTCTGGAAGTACACCCACCAGACGTCAAATCTCTGGGATTTACAACTGTTGACTAACCTGAAAAACTATCGCAATACCATACCAGGTGGAGGGAACCCTTGCACTAATGCttcaagacacacacagacacacacacacacacacagacacacaattaactctctgctccctctctgcATGCAGTGCCTCACACACGAGGCACAAAGGTCAGGAACATCATCTCACACCGAAGGATCTTAAATACACACCTTTGACATTGACTTTGTAGCTCGACACTGGATCACTCCCTTCTCTAAAGACCTGTGCACTAACAACTAACCTTTTTCTAGTCAGAACTGTCTCCTTCACTGGATTTCATACTGTTTTTTATACACCCCTTTTTTTCCTAAGTCATACTTACACAGATCTTTAACTGTGATTATACCAGCTTCCTAACACTTTGCTTTTTTGTTGATAAGGTTTTGAACCAAGGGATGAACGCTCAGTGAGTTCACCCTCCTCTGATACAACCACAGTATGGAAACCGCTATAGCTGTGTGAGAATATGAATGTAGCTTGACATCTTTGTGGGGTCATATTTTCCTGTGTTGGCCTGTCTTTGTCCCTCGTTTGTGGGGGCAAGTCAGATGGTGGAATTGAATGTTTTCGAAGTCTCCCGTGCTCACAGTAGTACAGTGTGTGCAGCCCCTGCAAAGCATCATTTGTATGAAGAACGAGTCGTGTGTATTGCAGTCATAAAATGCCTTTGTCTGTGATTCAGTGAGGCAAATTACAGGGGGGCAGAGTTGTGCCTATCCTCCAGTGAAAGAGAGATATTTTCATAGGGAAAGCCACAAGAGAAGATCAAAGTTCTTCTCTTCCTAACCACAATGGTTTCAATGACATGTGGGGGTCATTCTCGCTCATGTCAGCTTTCCATTTCATTGAGAGCATGATAATTGATCTACAATGCTGCTCCAGAATCAGATACCTCTTCGGCCTCTGTAGCGTAGAGTAACCTGAGCCCAGGTCCACAGTTCGAGTATTTCTCGCCTCATGAAAAGGGTAGAGCAAAGGTCACACAGGGCAAAGGAGACTTATCATGCCTCTAGTTCTATTTTGATTTAGAATGatgcaatttttattttttttaaattgaggaAAGAATTGACAGATGGAAAAAAGAGGATGCATGTGGTATCATTTTACCTGGTAGAGATGAGCAATAGCACTGATGCTTGTGCATTGATGATTAAAATGAGTGGAATTTCAGCTCcctaaatattcattttcacgaattaaattacattttgctAAGGGAACACAAGAGAATGCAAGGTAGGAATCATTAACGAAGTAACAATGATCACCGTGTGTTATGTATTTaacaggtttttgttttattatacatGTGGCTTCCTCATTGGTTTCTGTTCCCCATGCCGTTGTGTTTTATAGAATTTGTTTCCGCAATTCCTCCACAAATGTGACGCTGTGAAAAACGAAAGTTAGACATGTGAATGCTGTGATGTATCGCATTAGCACGACACAGTGGTGACATCAACCGCTGAGGCCAGCTTCAGTAGTTAGTGGAGCAAACTACTGAGAAAGGACTCAGAGCtgaatgactgagaaccttcccagacacacagacatctgcctcgtctctctctcccccccatACCCCAGGTTTTACTCTCTTTTCTGTCTGATTACAAATCTGATCCTTTATGTGATTATTACACTAAAAGGCacattatgttttttctttttctttttttaatcatctgttGCGTGTGAAATCCTTCCACTTTTcatatttaaagaataaaactgTGTTTGCGCTGACAGACGAGCTCCCGACTCTTTGTAACCACGTTTGCACAGGATTCCGTACGTTTTCTCTATTTATACTCCGCTGCCCTCCTCCCCTCACATCCAGGTGGCTCAGTAAGAGTCCCCTCTGGTTTAcaacaaagatgtttttgttcatgtgcaatgttttttttgtgaagtcacACTTGCAAAGAGGTCTGCTTGGCTTGGGTGTAATAGGTCAATACACTTCATTGATTGCTGAGATGAACGCCTGATGGATGGGATATTGTCTGCTGTTGGTCTCGTGGGGAAGTAAACATGCAGGGGTCAGAGCAGACAgccatgatgaaaacaaatagCCAGctgatttatttgaaaattgaaCTTGTGTGTGGTGCTACCAGAATATAGATTTAATTTGGGGGACGACACATGTTGCTAAAGAAGGGCACCGTTGTTGGTGTGTATTAAGTATAGTAGGAGACTTTGGTGCAGTGCGAATTCCCTTTGTAATGGTGCGGCAGcaatccctccctccctccctccctctattCAGCttgctctctctgtttctgcacACTGAGGTCCGTGCAGAAGGCTTACGTAAGACCATAACACTCACTGTTGCCCGCCTACCAAATCAAAGCCAGTGATGCTGCTGACAGTTAGAATGGTGCATGCTGGTGCATGCATGCTTGTTGGCTGATCTCATCattaatctgctgctgctgctgctgctgctgctgctttagtGGTGCTGTGTGTGGACACTCCTTCTCATTGTGCACGCTTGTGCATGACGGGGAGGATTCCGTCTGTCCTGAACACAGCAACTGTTGTATCAACtagtgaagaagaaaacaaaggtgaAAAGCCAAGTGGGAGGAATATGATGTAATCTCGCTTTGTTGCTCCTGGTCGCTTTTATTTACCTTTACAtccatgtgacaaaaaagaggACATGTATCCGGTATAATGGTGAAGTAATTGGAGTTAATGAGTCACAATGTCAGCTGCTGTATGTTTCTTTTCTACCAAATCAAACATGGGAGGGTGGATTGAATCATATGATATATTGCTTATAAGTTGCTTGCTTTAATACTTCTGAGTGAGTGATTGTTGTTCTAATTGTTGTAAAAGTTGTGTTCTTTTAAAAGCTTTATTTAGTAACTGAAGTCACATTGAGGGTTTTGATCCATATCCAGGTCATCACCCAAATCTGATAATTGTTTTTTCTCTGAGTGATATGGAGCCTTCAGCAACATTCGAAACGCTGTACCCCACATTCAGCATGGCAGCCTCTCTACAGTTGTTCCCATAGTAACTCCACTAGGTCAACCAATGAAAAGAGGGGGCCGGGCAGGAAGGAGGATGGGAGAGTGTTGAGTGCTCTACACTGAGGGAGACATGAGCAGAGCTGAACTGGTAGGcagtaaaacatttataatttatataataaaacacaccCAACGCAGTGTTGCACTGCCACGTTTCTGCAGGACAAAGCAAACACAGGCTCTGGGGAGCGTTTTTCACTAGATTTCTTTTACAAGGATAACATTGGATGCAATGTGCCACTTCGCCACTAGATGCCATTAAATCCTTTTCTCCAAATCTTTCCAAAGCATCTGCAGAGAATGAGGGATGTAGTCATTCAGATGGCACTCTCTAATGAGTGCTAACTTATATAAGTAACACACCTCAACTCATCATCCTTAATAATTTAACAACAGACAcgcttttttgtctttgtggccGAATAAACACGAGCAAAGCAAGACAAACAGTAGCATTCAGAAAGTCAAACTGTTTGTCTAAGGCtgtcaaagaaataaaccaccacacacacacacacacacacagaggtcagagcAAGCGAGTGAAAGGGTCTTTTACAGAAAAGAAGGGCTTGAAATCTGTAAGACATACGACTGGtctttttttgaccagtgaaTTCTACGATCGAATCGTTGAATTTAACAATCATCATGAACCCACTGTTTTGCACTCGTGTTGCCtcccatttatttaaatgaactgatGTGTTGATATGCTAAACTGTACAAAAACTGCATAAgtgctgaggtgtgtgtgtgtgtgtgctatttgGTGTGCAATGTTGGCAAAGCCGCTCAGATTAGTCCTTCTTAAGTGTCTCCAGCATGAATAGACTGAAAGGACAACCGGTAGATCTGGATAACTGAACCCAAACA
This genomic interval carries:
- the amer2 gene encoding APC membrane recruitment protein 2, whose product is MRELEGDDRVGVTECEIMEVQSECADPPVVPQCDPQPTGKINKAAFKLFGKRRTGSGVASFFSFRNKGATSNNGNSDNGNSLNGNGSTTDVELIRSKTYDGLTNSNNDTDGQRGEGLASQEAGPVRSLSKSLSFFSLLRRGSFRSGENGGSGLVRRGRGLKGFFSSMRWRRKTNDGDGEEVEANKEQDGDSTSSEKAKDITLTLEPPPHHHPEDCGKTEAEPNLQATETPITRVTLTPSHCVVMTGPSVEPDPPFPYTPTDSPLHPTIQKAKASVSSLSPSLATPPLDRCSTGDPPSEPSVDRLCSLLFTDVTSLKSFDSLTGCGDIIADADDEGAAGNGGSGTSSSSSGGGGGGSVGAGVGRVVGITGATSCVSPSKPPLPSQLTQHMFSVSSSSVPVSLPARARAPPPPQQHPAGSGVVAYMGGGEEMASPEGVDDADMQGLWHMLPSTGDNSPALPRSHQPPSTTPTSTFPPHTNPSSSHFPLASRSSDRKVKALGLSKIPIVGAAGSRPAKSAHPHTRGRHPTSPGDKELLSDEGYCDTPSATPTATPDESGLQRNQKMALSRDSYSGDQLYDLYDDPEEQGDNEEQDGDDDLNSTPSPSTEYKLSPTSQTTIASSSSSSSFQSLKGSTSLPRESKIPVSCRQMSPPSSVSQSALSSVLEAESLPPKTEAPPSARTRIPVSKVPVRRSGNKPGNRGSAHKK